Proteins encoded in a region of the Isosphaeraceae bacterium EP7 genome:
- a CDS encoding DoxX family protein: protein MATIEREKTARDLGLLAIRLIIGVVFLYHGSQKLFGAFGGPGLAGFSGFLTSLGVPAPGVNAVLAGSAEFFGGAAMVLGLLTRLAAIPMVATMAVAILTVHSKGFNAATGGMEYPLTLLVVVLGLGLTGAGGLSLDALLARRRHRSIGATEATRLD, encoded by the coding sequence ATGGCGACGATCGAACGGGAAAAGACGGCGCGTGACCTGGGGTTACTGGCGATCCGCCTGATCATTGGGGTGGTCTTCCTCTACCATGGCAGCCAGAAGCTGTTCGGGGCCTTCGGCGGACCTGGGCTTGCGGGGTTCTCGGGCTTCCTGACCTCGCTCGGTGTGCCGGCTCCTGGGGTGAACGCCGTGCTGGCCGGGTCTGCGGAGTTCTTCGGCGGGGCGGCGATGGTGCTCGGCCTGCTCACCCGCCTCGCGGCCATCCCGATGGTGGCGACGATGGCGGTGGCAATCCTCACGGTGCATTCCAAGGGCTTCAACGCCGCCACGGGCGGAATGGAGTATCCCCTGACGCTGCTGGTCGTCGTCCTCGGCCTGGGATTGACCGGCGCAGGGGGCCTGTCGCTCGACGCCCTGCTCGCCCGCCGCCGGCATCGGTCAATTGGAGCAACAGAAGCCACTCGCCTCGACTGA
- a CDS encoding pirin family protein: MVRVRRSTERGHFDHGWLDTYHTFSFGDYRDPAWVRYRTLRVLNEDRIAPGGEFGAHPHRDMEILTYLIDGALAHRDSLGHGSTIGPGEWQRMTAGKGIMHAEANASKTDPVHLLQIWILPDAHDLEPGYEQKSFAGATKPGQFVLVASPDAREGSMRIHQDADVLIGQATPGTPARHALAEGRSAWIQVVRGQVRVAGETLGTGDALGVDDVSEIVIEATVGSSEFPAEVLLFDLG, from the coding sequence ATGGTCCGCGTCCGACGTTCGACCGAGCGAGGCCACTTCGATCACGGCTGGCTCGACACCTATCACACGTTCTCGTTCGGCGATTATCGCGACCCCGCCTGGGTGCGTTACCGCACGCTCAGGGTCTTGAACGAGGACCGGATCGCTCCGGGCGGCGAGTTCGGCGCCCACCCGCATCGCGATATGGAAATTCTGACGTACCTGATCGACGGCGCACTAGCCCACCGCGACAGCCTGGGCCACGGCTCGACGATCGGGCCCGGTGAATGGCAGCGGATGACGGCGGGCAAAGGAATCATGCACGCCGAGGCCAACGCCTCGAAGACCGATCCCGTCCACCTGCTGCAGATCTGGATCCTGCCGGACGCCCATGACCTGGAGCCCGGCTATGAGCAGAAGTCGTTCGCCGGCGCCACGAAGCCCGGACAGTTCGTCCTGGTCGCCTCGCCCGACGCCCGTGAGGGGTCGATGCGAATCCACCAGGATGCGGATGTCCTGATCGGCCAGGCCACCCCGGGAACTCCCGCCCGCCACGCACTGGCGGAGGGTCGGTCGGCCTGGATCCAGGTCGTCCGGGGTCAGGTCCGCGTCGCCGGTGAGACTCTGGGAACCGGCGATGCGCTCGGGGTCGACGACGTTTCGGAGATCGTGATCGAGGCGACGGTCGGGTCCAGCGAATTCCCGGCCGAGGTCCTGCTCTTCGACCTCGGTTGA
- a CDS encoding uridylate kinase, with amino-acid sequence MNGPLVVKLGGSLLDWPPLPGRLATLLQGLRDRRPVLIVGGGPAADFVRTLDLVHGLGEPAAHALALHALDLTAHALASMMPGLVVVDRLDLLESARASGRIPVLAPRRFLDDEDRDSTDPLPHDWSVTTDTIAARLAVRLDASCLLMLKSAPAPVPTTRSEAARLGLVDTAFEKTAASLGRVCYRNLRDDNASTVLLAPFPSTHSREPGPSSG; translated from the coding sequence ATGAACGGGCCGCTCGTCGTCAAGCTTGGGGGGAGCCTGCTCGATTGGCCCCCGCTGCCCGGCCGCCTGGCGACTCTGCTGCAAGGGCTTCGTGACCGACGGCCCGTCCTCATCGTGGGCGGAGGTCCCGCCGCCGATTTCGTCCGGACCCTGGACCTGGTCCACGGCCTGGGCGAGCCCGCCGCGCACGCTTTGGCGCTTCATGCACTCGACCTGACGGCGCACGCCCTGGCCTCGATGATGCCCGGTCTTGTCGTCGTCGATCGACTCGATCTGCTCGAGTCTGCGCGGGCTTCGGGCCGGATTCCCGTGCTGGCTCCGCGGCGGTTCCTCGATGATGAAGATCGTGATTCGACGGATCCGCTGCCGCACGACTGGTCGGTGACCACGGATACGATCGCCGCCCGCCTGGCCGTCCGCCTGGACGCCTCGTGCCTCTTGATGCTGAAGAGTGCCCCGGCCCCGGTCCCCACCACTCGTTCCGAGGCCGCCAGGCTCGGGCTCGTCGACACCGCCTTCGAGAAGACCGCAGCGTCTTTGGGTCGGGTTTGCTACCGGAACCTGAGGGACGACAACGCCTCGACCGTCCTTCTCGCTCCCTTCCCGTCGACCCACTCGCGGGAACCTGGCCCATCTTCAGGTTGA
- a CDS encoding RimK family alpha-L-glutamate ligase, with protein sequence MTRLVTLVSGLGWHVQDLLRASKSVGVFLDPVPFPTLNGTIGAGADRVEAGDALDLTRVDGVLVRMMPPGSLEQVVFRMDALHRLEAAGVPLLNAPRAVEVAVDKYLATARLSAAGLPVPATWAGETSESAMAAFEAFGGDVVLKPLFGSEGRGLVRLQEPEVARRVFAAIERIGSVLYVQKYVRHPGYDIRVFVLAGRVLGAMKRHAPAGDWRTNVAVGGRPERVSLSGAQTDLAIRAAAAVGASMAGVDLLHDPAIDGDVVLEVNAVPGWKALAAATGVDVAAALLDHLKGEARR encoded by the coding sequence ATGACGCGGCTGGTGACCTTGGTCTCGGGGCTGGGCTGGCACGTCCAGGACCTCCTGCGGGCCTCGAAGAGCGTGGGCGTCTTCCTGGACCCCGTCCCCTTCCCCACGCTCAACGGCACGATCGGCGCAGGGGCCGACCGCGTCGAGGCCGGCGATGCGCTCGACCTGACCCGGGTCGACGGGGTCCTCGTGAGGATGATGCCGCCTGGAAGTTTGGAGCAGGTCGTCTTCCGGATGGACGCCCTGCATCGCCTCGAAGCCGCCGGCGTCCCGTTGCTCAATGCGCCGAGGGCCGTCGAGGTGGCCGTCGACAAGTATCTGGCCACCGCCCGGCTCTCCGCGGCCGGCCTTCCGGTGCCGGCGACCTGGGCGGGTGAGACGTCCGAGTCGGCGATGGCGGCCTTCGAGGCATTCGGTGGCGATGTTGTGCTCAAGCCCCTGTTCGGGTCGGAAGGCCGGGGGTTGGTCCGGCTGCAGGAACCCGAGGTCGCCCGCCGAGTGTTCGCCGCGATCGAGCGTATCGGATCGGTTCTCTACGTCCAGAAGTACGTGAGGCATCCCGGATACGACATCCGCGTTTTCGTTTTGGCCGGCCGCGTGCTGGGCGCCATGAAGCGGCATGCCCCCGCGGGCGACTGGCGGACCAACGTGGCCGTGGGGGGGCGACCCGAGAGGGTCTCGCTTTCCGGGGCGCAAACCGACCTCGCGATCCGCGCGGCGGCGGCCGTCGGGGCGTCGATGGCTGGCGTTGACTTGCTCCATGATCCCGCGATCGACGGCGATGTGGTGCTGGAAGTCAACGCCGTGCCCGGCTGGAAGGCGCTGGCGGCGGCGACCGGCGTGGACGTCGCCGCGGCGCTGCTGGATCATCTGAAGGGCGAGGCCCGGCGATGA
- a CDS encoding MarR family transcriptional regulator, which produces MSDADRKPSSSGDEGLKAEIKKRDAFERAEEEALLNLARTNDVLESAFSALFREHRLTSSQYNALRILRGEGSPLPCLEVASRMITRLPDITRLVDRLEESGLVERTRSLEDRRVVWVGITDKGRAVLSGLDTPVRDLQRRLLGHLDPAELAELNRLLVKARRFDAS; this is translated from the coding sequence ATGAGTGACGCCGACCGCAAGCCTTCGAGTTCCGGCGACGAGGGGCTGAAGGCCGAGATCAAGAAGCGAGACGCGTTCGAGCGGGCCGAGGAGGAAGCGTTGCTCAACCTCGCCCGGACCAATGACGTGCTCGAGTCTGCGTTCTCGGCCCTCTTCCGCGAGCATCGCCTGACGTCCTCGCAGTACAACGCCCTGAGGATCTTGCGCGGCGAGGGGAGCCCGCTCCCCTGCCTGGAGGTGGCCTCGCGGATGATCACGAGGCTGCCGGACATCACTCGGCTGGTCGACCGCCTGGAAGAGTCGGGGCTGGTCGAGCGGACCAGGAGCCTCGAAGATCGGCGGGTCGTCTGGGTCGGCATCACCGACAAGGGACGGGCCGTGCTCTCCGGGCTGGATACGCCGGTCCGCGACTTGCAGCGGCGGCTCCTGGGGCATCTGGACCCGGCCGAGCTTGCCGAGCTCAATCGTCTGCTTGTCAAGGCTCGTCGATTCGACGCGTCCTGA
- a CDS encoding formylmethanofuran dehydrogenase subunit C has product MPLTLTWRDATTLPVAGEMLSPDRLSAIGPLEAALIPSRVGRMPIPLGDLFRIDGDGRDGQIILEGDLSRVVGIGRGMTSGSLIVRGDAGALLGAGMLGGSISVEGSVGDWAAAEMRGGVLRVLANAGEGLAAALPGSRLGMRDGTVLVHGTTGADAGLRMRRGLIALGAGVGADLGRAMVAGSIFAFGPVGPRPGAGMKRGTIALFGTGSAGVRVLPTFAFSGRFQPPFLAIYRKLLDGLRFPVALDAFATTFARYNGDLTEGGQGEILVADELSPAMIQV; this is encoded by the coding sequence ATGCCCCTCACCCTCACCTGGCGCGACGCGACGACGCTGCCCGTGGCCGGCGAGATGCTCAGTCCCGATCGGCTCTCTGCGATTGGCCCCCTCGAAGCGGCGCTGATCCCCTCGCGAGTCGGGAGGATGCCGATTCCTCTCGGCGACCTCTTTCGCATTGATGGAGACGGTCGCGACGGGCAGATCATCCTCGAAGGCGACCTGTCCCGAGTCGTCGGCATCGGCCGCGGGATGACATCCGGCTCGCTGATCGTTCGAGGCGACGCCGGGGCCTTGCTGGGCGCCGGGATGCTTGGGGGATCGATCTCCGTCGAGGGCTCGGTCGGTGACTGGGCGGCGGCGGAGATGCGCGGGGGGGTGCTCCGGGTCCTTGCGAACGCCGGCGAGGGCCTGGCCGCGGCCCTTCCCGGCAGCCGGCTGGGGATGCGCGATGGCACGGTCCTGGTGCACGGAACGACCGGTGCAGACGCCGGGCTGCGGATGCGGCGTGGCCTGATCGCGTTGGGAGCGGGGGTCGGGGCCGACCTGGGCCGCGCCATGGTCGCGGGCTCGATCTTCGCCTTCGGTCCGGTCGGGCCGCGACCGGGTGCGGGGATGAAGCGGGGGACGATTGCACTCTTCGGGACGGGCTCCGCTGGCGTCCGGGTTTTGCCGACCTTCGCGTTCAGCGGCCGGTTCCAGCCGCCGTTCCTGGCGATTTATCGGAAACTGCTCGATGGACTGCGGTTTCCGGTCGCCCTGGACGCTTTCGCCACGACGTTTGCCCGTTACAATGGCGATCTGACGGAGGGGGGCCAGGGCGAGATCCTGGTCGCCGACGAACTGAGCCCGGCGATGATTCAAGTCTGA
- the mch gene encoding methenyltetrahydromethanopterin cyclohydrolase has product MDLNARASTLVEAFLACAEERRVRAVPIEKGGRFIDCGIQAPGGLLAGLELARICMSGLAEVTIVPGEVGGRPCPHVQVVTDHPVFACLASQYAGWAIDEPGFFAMGSGPMRLAAAREPIFKDLHLGPEDASCVVGVLEGRKPPTHAVIASIATACGVPPSCVTLLAAPTASLAGGVQIVARAIETALHKLHTLHFDISRIISAHGVVPLPPVAKHDLAAIGRTNDAILYGARVVLYVVGDDASLIEVGSKVPSCSSTDHGEPFSAIFARYNNDFYKVDPHLFSPAEVAFHNLETGLVHSFGRVESDVLVRSFYPS; this is encoded by the coding sequence ATGGACTTGAATGCACGGGCGTCGACCCTTGTCGAGGCATTCCTGGCGTGCGCCGAGGAGCGGCGAGTGCGCGCCGTGCCGATCGAAAAGGGGGGCCGCTTCATCGACTGCGGCATCCAGGCGCCCGGCGGCCTGCTTGCCGGCCTCGAACTGGCCCGAATTTGCATGTCAGGGCTCGCCGAGGTCACGATCGTCCCCGGCGAAGTCGGCGGAAGGCCCTGCCCCCATGTGCAGGTGGTGACCGACCATCCCGTGTTCGCCTGCCTGGCCAGTCAGTACGCCGGCTGGGCGATCGACGAGCCCGGGTTCTTCGCGATGGGTTCCGGCCCGATGCGGCTGGCCGCGGCCCGCGAGCCGATTTTCAAGGACCTCCACCTGGGCCCCGAGGACGCCTCCTGCGTCGTCGGTGTGCTCGAAGGTCGGAAGCCGCCGACGCACGCGGTGATCGCCTCGATCGCGACGGCCTGCGGGGTGCCTCCCTCCTGCGTCACGCTGCTGGCGGCGCCCACCGCGAGCCTGGCCGGGGGTGTCCAGATCGTGGCTCGGGCCATCGAGACCGCCCTGCACAAGCTCCATACCCTGCATTTCGACATCAGCCGGATCATCTCGGCGCACGGAGTGGTCCCCCTGCCCCCGGTCGCAAAGCACGACCTCGCCGCCATCGGCCGGACCAACGACGCGATCCTATACGGTGCCCGGGTCGTCCTCTACGTCGTCGGCGACGATGCCAGCCTCATCGAGGTCGGGTCCAAGGTTCCCTCGTGCTCCTCGACCGACCATGGGGAGCCGTTCTCGGCGATCTTCGCCCGCTACAACAACGACTTCTACAAGGTTGATCCCCACCTGTTCAGCCCGGCCGAGGTCGCCTTCCACAACCTGGAGACGGGCCTCGTGCATTCCTTCGGCCGGGTCGAGTCCGACGTGCTCGTCCGCTCGTTCTATCCGTCCTAG
- a CDS encoding triphosphoribosyl-dephospho-CoA synthase, translated as MNPGLIAQIACTFEVCARKPGNVHRGADFEDVGLVDFLLSAAAIAGPMGRARELGVGRTILEAVGVTRAVVRTNTNLGMILLLAPLAAVPEGSDLRTGVAEVLESTTVEDTRLVYRAIRMARPGGLGEVDDQDVAGEPTIGLVDAMRLAADRDLVARQYANGYADVFDCALPALRARLSAGLPLETAIIGAHLALLASRPETLIARKLGAEMADEARRLASDVVAGGWPEAPGSAARFDRLDAWMRDDGHARNPGASADLVTAALFAAVTDGTIELPRPGGPPGWSG; from the coding sequence ATGAATCCAGGCCTGATCGCCCAGATCGCGTGCACATTCGAGGTCTGCGCGCGCAAGCCGGGCAATGTCCACCGCGGGGCCGACTTCGAGGACGTCGGCCTGGTCGACTTCCTGCTCTCCGCGGCCGCCATCGCGGGGCCGATGGGCCGCGCCCGCGAGCTCGGCGTGGGCCGGACTATTCTTGAGGCCGTCGGAGTGACGCGTGCGGTGGTGCGGACCAACACCAATCTGGGCATGATCCTGCTGCTCGCCCCGCTGGCTGCGGTTCCCGAGGGGAGCGACCTTCGGACCGGCGTGGCCGAGGTCCTGGAATCGACGACCGTGGAGGACACGAGGCTTGTCTATCGGGCCATCCGCATGGCCAGACCGGGGGGGCTCGGCGAGGTCGACGACCAGGACGTGGCCGGGGAGCCGACGATCGGGCTGGTCGATGCGATGAGGCTGGCCGCCGATCGGGACCTCGTCGCGCGTCAGTACGCCAATGGATATGCGGACGTGTTCGACTGCGCCTTGCCCGCGCTTCGGGCTCGGCTGTCGGCCGGCTTGCCGCTCGAGACGGCGATCATCGGGGCGCACCTGGCGTTGCTGGCGTCGCGGCCCGAGACGCTGATCGCCCGCAAGCTGGGCGCGGAGATGGCCGACGAGGCCCGCCGGCTCGCCTCGGACGTGGTGGCCGGCGGCTGGCCCGAGGCCCCGGGCTCGGCCGCACGATTCGATCGCCTCGACGCCTGGATGCGCGACGACGGCCATGCCCGCAACCCTGGCGCCTCGGCCGACCTGGTGACGGCCGCCTTGTTCGCGGCGGTCACCGATGGGACAATCGAACTGCCCAGGCCCGGCGGTCCTCCGGGCTGGTCGGGTTGA
- a CDS encoding ATP-grasp domain-containing protein: MSLIGMGDRSANRTVLIHEYATGGGLAGVKLPSYWVSEGSTMRRVLAEEFSAAGVDVVMTLDEQLPDEPGAWTVARVGPGQELAELERLSAACDATVLVAPEAGGILLERVRIIERSGKPMMGSNRGAIALAGNKLTMAGYLELRGLPTLPTRLVDLAQGLPADLPFPIVIKPIDGAGAVDTVRIDAYGDPIPLDVIPEGEMVAQPYFPGVLLGAIFLVCNAGRVYPLTVGTQRMAFEGGRFRYEGGTLPDPDEARAKAAAELGQRALEKIPGLRGLIGVDLIAADDGKVVILEVNPRVTTSIVGLWAKLTPGRLARAWLGLLGLTDFDLEDLRRIWDDVRKTPRIDFSAAGHVRVYTSNPRGTA; this comes from the coding sequence ATGAGCCTGATAGGCATGGGCGATCGCTCCGCGAATCGGACGGTCTTGATCCACGAATACGCGACCGGCGGAGGACTTGCTGGCGTCAAGCTCCCTTCCTACTGGGTGAGCGAGGGGAGCACGATGAGGCGTGTCCTGGCCGAAGAGTTCTCGGCAGCCGGCGTCGACGTCGTGATGACGCTCGATGAGCAGCTGCCCGACGAGCCTGGCGCCTGGACGGTCGCGCGCGTCGGCCCCGGTCAGGAGCTGGCCGAACTCGAGCGGCTGTCGGCCGCCTGCGACGCGACGGTGCTCGTTGCCCCCGAGGCAGGCGGCATTCTACTCGAACGGGTCCGCATCATCGAGCGTTCGGGCAAGCCCATGATGGGGAGCAACCGCGGCGCGATCGCACTCGCAGGGAACAAGCTGACCATGGCAGGCTACCTTGAGTTGCGGGGGCTGCCGACGCTGCCGACCCGCCTGGTGGACCTCGCCCAAGGCCTGCCCGCCGACCTCCCCTTCCCCATCGTCATCAAGCCGATCGACGGAGCTGGCGCGGTGGACACCGTGCGCATCGACGCCTACGGCGACCCGATCCCCCTTGATGTCATCCCCGAGGGGGAGATGGTGGCCCAGCCTTACTTCCCCGGCGTTTTGCTGGGCGCAATCTTCCTCGTCTGCAACGCGGGACGGGTCTACCCCTTAACAGTCGGGACCCAGCGAATGGCCTTTGAAGGGGGTCGGTTTCGCTACGAGGGGGGGACCTTGCCCGATCCCGACGAGGCCCGAGCGAAGGCCGCCGCCGAGCTGGGCCAGAGGGCCCTGGAGAAGATCCCGGGCCTGCGCGGGCTCATCGGTGTGGACCTGATCGCCGCCGACGACGGGAAGGTGGTGATCCTGGAGGTCAACCCGCGGGTGACAACTTCAATCGTCGGGCTCTGGGCGAAGCTCACCCCCGGCCGGTTGGCACGGGCCTGGCTGGGGCTACTCGGCCTGACCGACTTCGACCTCGAGGACCTCCGGCGCATCTGGGACGACGTCCGCAAGACGCCACGAATCGACTTCTCCGCCGCCGGCCATGTGCGGGTTTACACGAGCAACCCCAGGGGGACCGCCTGA
- a CDS encoding 6-carboxytetrahydropterin synthase produces the protein MPASRYKVRVEKDSLVFCSGHFITYDGDHCERIHGHNYRAAIEVEAELDQNHYVFDFIALKELGEKIALALDHRMLLPTQSPLIRLEDDGENWMARYKGRRWSFPKEECVLLPIANTTAELLASYFAERLREELEARGLVIPPLIRIEIEESFGQLAVMEWRRDDVS, from the coding sequence TTGCCTGCGTCGCGCTATAAGGTCCGAGTCGAGAAGGACTCGCTCGTCTTCTGCTCGGGCCACTTCATCACCTACGACGGTGACCACTGCGAGCGCATCCACGGCCACAACTACCGGGCCGCGATCGAGGTTGAGGCGGAACTGGATCAGAACCACTACGTCTTCGACTTCATCGCCTTGAAGGAGCTGGGCGAGAAGATCGCGCTGGCGCTCGATCATCGGATGCTCCTGCCTACGCAGAGCCCGCTCATCCGCCTGGAGGACGACGGCGAGAACTGGATGGCCCGGTACAAAGGGCGGCGATGGAGCTTCCCCAAGGAGGAATGCGTCCTGCTGCCGATCGCCAACACCACCGCCGAACTCCTGGCCAGCTACTTCGCCGAACGCCTGCGTGAGGAACTCGAGGCCCGAGGGCTGGTGATCCCCCCCTTGATCCGCATCGAGATCGAGGAAAGCTTCGGTCAACTCGCCGTGATGGAATGGCGGCGGGATGACGTCTCCTAG
- a CDS encoding HisA/HisF-related TIM barrel protein, whose protein sequence is MPIRLIPVLDLKGGQAVHAVAGNRAHYRPIRGRLHQGSDPIGLSLAYRDSLGLEDLYLADLDAIEGQAPSYSLYHEISRLGINLWVDAGLAGPGPVLALLDAGVRTIVAGLESLGSPLDLAEIVQTAGAGRVAFSLDLRDGAPIVAPGSAWREPGNPDSITREAVEAGVGHVIVLDLARVGLGRGTGASDLIRRLSPSLPGVRWVAGGGVAGVEDLDELGRAGAVGALVGTALHRGVLTRTDLERFRH, encoded by the coding sequence ATGCCTATCAGGCTCATCCCTGTCCTCGATCTGAAGGGTGGCCAGGCCGTCCATGCGGTCGCCGGCAATCGGGCCCATTATCGCCCGATCCGCGGTCGCTTGCATCAGGGTTCCGACCCGATCGGCCTGTCCCTCGCTTATCGAGACTCGCTCGGCCTCGAGGACCTCTACCTGGCCGACCTCGACGCCATCGAGGGGCAGGCGCCGTCATATTCACTCTATCATGAGATCTCACGCCTCGGAATCAACCTCTGGGTTGATGCCGGACTCGCGGGGCCTGGGCCCGTGCTCGCCCTGCTCGACGCGGGAGTCCGCACGATCGTGGCCGGCCTGGAATCGCTGGGAAGCCCGCTGGACCTCGCCGAGATCGTCCAGACCGCGGGGGCTGGTCGGGTCGCCTTCAGCCTCGACCTCCGGGACGGGGCCCCGATCGTGGCCCCTGGATCGGCCTGGCGCGAGCCCGGAAATCCCGACTCGATCACCCGAGAGGCCGTCGAGGCGGGGGTCGGTCACGTCATCGTGCTCGACCTGGCACGCGTCGGTCTGGGCCGGGGCACCGGCGCCTCGGACCTGATCCGTCGACTCAGTCCATCGCTTCCCGGCGTCCGCTGGGTCGCTGGCGGGGGGGTCGCTGGCGTCGAAGATCTCGACGAGTTGGGACGCGCGGGGGCGGTCGGTGCGCTCGTCGGGACGGCCCTGCATCGCGGAGTCCTGACGCGCACCGACCTCGAACGCTTCCGTCACTGA
- a CDS encoding hydantoinase/oxoprolinase family protein, translating into MAATKRTLALDVGGANIKAAHSSGMARSMPFELWKQPDQLGGALARLAASMPAAEVLALTMTAELCDCYETKTAGVLAVLAAVENAVPVAPPLVWGVDSEFHSPDEIRARPMLAAAANWLALAQVAARLIPEGPGLLVDIGSTTADLIPTRDGRAVPEGRTDTERLQTGELVYAGVRRTPVCALATELPHRGRPTGLAAELFATTLDVYLSLGDISPDPLDDSTADGRPATVDDARDRLARMVGADREGFSLDEARALALAADSALLDRLEIAARRVFAAAGGPPAAVVVAGTGSFLAARLAARIVGAGSPIVRLDDAWGPVASGAACAHALVVLADELER; encoded by the coding sequence ATGGCCGCGACGAAACGGACCCTGGCGCTCGACGTTGGGGGGGCAAATATCAAGGCGGCCCATTCCTCGGGCATGGCGAGGTCGATGCCCTTCGAGCTCTGGAAGCAGCCAGACCAGCTCGGTGGCGCCCTGGCCCGGCTTGCTGCGTCGATGCCCGCGGCCGAAGTTCTGGCGCTGACGATGACCGCGGAGCTCTGCGACTGCTACGAGACGAAGACGGCGGGCGTCCTGGCCGTGCTCGCCGCGGTGGAAAACGCCGTCCCGGTCGCCCCACCCCTGGTCTGGGGAGTCGACAGCGAGTTCCACTCCCCCGACGAGATCCGGGCCCGCCCGATGCTCGCCGCCGCGGCGAACTGGCTGGCGCTCGCCCAGGTGGCCGCCAGGCTGATCCCAGAAGGACCCGGACTGCTCGTCGACATCGGCTCGACCACCGCCGACCTGATCCCGACGCGCGACGGTCGCGCCGTCCCGGAGGGCCGGACCGACACCGAGCGGCTTCAGACCGGCGAGCTGGTCTACGCCGGGGTGCGGCGGACGCCCGTTTGCGCCCTGGCCACCGAATTGCCTCACCGGGGCAGGCCCACGGGGCTGGCCGCCGAACTCTTCGCCACCACCCTGGATGTCTATCTGTCTCTGGGCGACATCTCGCCCGACCCCCTCGACGACTCGACCGCCGACGGTCGTCCCGCAACGGTGGACGACGCCCGCGACCGTCTGGCCAGGATGGTCGGCGCCGACCGCGAAGGATTCTCGCTCGACGAGGCGCGAGCTCTGGCGTTGGCCGCCGATTCGGCGCTACTCGACCGGCTTGAAATCGCGGCCAGACGCGTATTCGCGGCCGCAGGCGGCCCGCCAGCGGCGGTCGTCGTCGCCGGGACCGGCTCGTTCCTGGCTGCGCGATTAGCAGCCCGGATCGTCGGGGCCGGCAGCCCGATCGTGCGGCTCGATGATGCCTGGGGGCCCGTCGCATCAGGGGCCGCCTGCGCCCACGCCCTGGTCGTCCTCGCGGATGAGCTGGAGCGATGA